GGGAAAACGGTAAAAAAATATATCAAAACACATAATATTGAGGCCATTGCTGTTGGCAATGGTACCGCCGGCAGGGAAACGGAAAAATTCATCCGTTCCCTGGATCTTGACTCCTCCATCCTTGTGACCCTGGTCAACGAGGATGGTGCGTCCATCTACTCGGCATCAGAAAACGCACGCCTTGAGTTCCCGGACCATGATATTACCGTCAGGGGAGCTGTCTCCATCGGCAGACGACTCCAGGACCCGCTTGCGGAATTGGTGAAAATTGACCCGAAATCCATAGGGGTCGGCCAGTACCAGCATGATGTTGACCAGAATCTTTTGAAAGAACGATTACAGCAGGTTGTGGAAAGCTGTGTCAACAGTGTGGGGGTGGAACTCAACAGCGCCAGTGTGGAACTGCTCACCTTCGTCTCAGGATTAAACCGGACACTGGCCGCAAATATTGTTGCTTTCAGAAAGACAAACGGCCCTTTTAAAAAACGAAGTGAACTGCTGAAAGTCCCGCGTCTTGGCCCAAAAGCCTTCGAACAGTGTGCCGGTTTTCTGCGGATAACAGGGGGTGTAGAACCCCTGGACAACAGTTCCGTCCATCCTGAACGGTACAGGCTCATACGAAAAATGGCAAAGGACACCGGCAGTTCGGTTGCCGGGCTTATAACTTCCACTTCTGCCAGGAAAAAAATAGTCCTGGAAGAGTATATCGACGACTCCGTCGGTATGGAAACCCTCCTTGATATCATGGACGAACTCGCGGCTCCCGGTCGTGATCCGAGGGAAAATTTTCGCAGTTTTTCCTTTGACCGGACAATCCTCACAATTGATGATGTCCGGGAGGGTATGGTCATTCCCGCGATAATTACCAATATTACCAAATTCGGAGCCTTTGCCGATATCGGTATCAAGCAGGATGGTCTTATCCACATCAGCCAGATGGCCGATCGCTTTATCAAAGATCCCGCCGAGGTGGTCTCAATCGGTCAGCAGGTAAAGGTTCGGGTACTGCAGGTAGACAATGCACGAAACCGAATTGGTCTTTCCCTGAGAAATTGATGCCCCGGAAATAACATCCACAGGGTAGCTTGAAAATCAGCCCCCATTTTTCACTCCTTTCAAATTTGAGAAATGGAGTGAAGCCTATTTTAAATTGGGATTGGTAGGTGGACTTGCTTGCGCATTTTAGCTTTACCACCTCCTCTATGGAAAAACAGTGGGAGGATGGACCTTGCTCTTGCCTTTATGGGGGCGAGGATTCAAGAGAGAAATCGTTCTACCACCCTTGGCCCCATATCACGGGGATGCCGTTTTTTATCATAAAAATAGATATAGCGGAGAATCCATTGACAATAGGTCTTCTCCGTCGACAGTGCGTAGTGATAATACCGCATGGTTTCACGCACTTGATCGAGCAATTTCAATTTTCTGTCCGGAACAAATTTCTTCTTGCTTTCCATGTTAGGCATGATAATATCAGATATCATGGAAAATTTGAAGAAAAATGATAAGCATGGACATTTTTTTCCAGTTTTACCCTCCTGATATGGGATATAATGGAAAAACCGGTCCAGATATAGGGTAATATGATGTCTGGTGTCCATGTATTAATACTGTTGGGCTTTAAAGATGAACATATTTGGAGAGAACTAAATGCCTCATATAAGCCTGAGTTTTTATAATAATAATGGTATTTATTTTTTAGTGTTTTTTGTGATGCCATTAGTATTTTTTTATAAAACACAAATCATTAACTTTGCAAAAATAGAAACAAATAGCCATGCACTTTCAAGAGAAGTTAATAAACAACTTCAGGGCGTTTTTATCATTGTTGTAGTTCTTCACCATCTTTCACAGCGCATTGTAGAACCAGGATTAATGATCTTATTCAGGCCCGTTGGTTATCTTGCTGTCGGAGCATTCTTTTTTATCTCTGGATTTGGATTAATGAAATCCTTAAAAAGAAACCATAAATATTTGGAAAAATTTATGTACAAAAAAATCAGTAAAATATATATCCCTTTTGCTATTACGAATATATTTACGATAGTTTTGTTAATGCTATATGGAAAAGAATTTACAATCAGTCAAATTATAAAATACTCATTATCTATAAATCTAATCGACAGCACTTTGTGGTTCATTGTGACTATATTAATCTTTTATTCAATTTTTTATTTAAGTTTTATATCAAACATGTCTAGGAAGTCACTTGTTGTCATTTCTTTGTTCACATTAACCTATATTGCTATATGCAAAATAACAAACCAAGGGGGATGGAGATATATTTCAAGTTTATGCTTTCTCGTTGGCATATATTATGCTTTTTTTGAACAAAGAATCAACTCAATAGTTTTTAAAAATTTTAACTTCATTTTAATAAT
The DNA window shown above is from Desulfomarina profundi and carries:
- a CDS encoding acyltransferase family protein, with the translated sequence MPHISLSFYNNNGIYFLVFFVMPLVFFYKTQIINFAKIETNSHALSREVNKQLQGVFIIVVVLHHLSQRIVEPGLMILFRPVGYLAVGAFFFISGFGLMKSLKRNHKYLEKFMYKKISKIYIPFAITNIFTIVLLMLYGKEFTISQIIKYSLSINLIDSTLWFIVTILIFYSIFYLSFISNMSRKSLVVISLFTLTYIAICKITNQGGWRYISSLCFLVGIYYAFFEQRINSIVFKNFNFILIISGILFLLTFVAQRKQLLPGMSFISCVIFTIFLFTLFLKVYPCSSIFDHIGNVSLEIYLLHMKLMAFFAFYIKCDSGIWLGLYFIILIFSATLFHKANQLLYEKIVHRPAQQIN
- a CDS encoding phage integrase N-terminal SAM-like domain-containing protein: MISDIIMPNMESKKKFVPDRKLKLLDQVRETMRYYHYALSTEKTYCQWILRYIYFYDKKRHPRDMGPRVVERFLS